A single window of Bombus affinis isolate iyBomAffi1 chromosome 15, iyBomAffi1.2, whole genome shotgun sequence DNA harbors:
- the LOC126924768 gene encoding uncharacterized protein LOC126924768, giving the protein MTRKCVLCKETNYRNTYSFFSAPKDPETRKKWQNAIAIENYAVTDDTYVCSKHFHKDDIITHWVSGVPPYVITIKYKKCRLRPGAVPGRNYHLEENAQAQENSGESDNNIGKFNKVTTVEKKETDFLIPRTEEELQISNNGSHEITSLHYQFSRDINDCIHNSKQNFLNKMELSENISNVNNTSYNGSTIKESSKQSLNQVKQSKSTNFMENSIISDTNLMKDINSEDRREKQNQVSKEDSYFNVTKKVSESPFKNYISEEHETMIWKHKAVKKDIASMEKPIDNNFETTENVYIENQIMYNLNYNQLNKYYPMSNEIDESQMLFEDLLEICTEVLLPRGWSCLVTSKGLTTTIVYLYMGMTEGGMPFTEKQVFIKSDMMLHCAVVNKEINPLIHNLIREGKHLQVQSLLDIEELIDEFNQRTVCQGIYNTERFQNMHRIIVAYKDGIKWRHALCPLIVNNDSSRCTRCISLSHTLQHKLKKLVFPRNPPIFTEQQQNIYSVRRKNKHTNKQDRRYEFINIFK; this is encoded by the exons ATGACGCGCAAGTGTGTATTGTGCAAGGAAACCAATTACAGAAACACTTATAGCTTTTTCTCAGCACCAAAAGATCCAGAGACTCGTAAAAAGTGGCAAAATGCCATAGCTATTGAGAATTATGCTGTAACTGATGATACATATGTCTGTAGTAAACATTTTCACAAAGACGATATTATTACACATTGGGTCAGTGGAGTGCCACCATATGTTATAACT ataaaatataaaaaatgcagATTGAGACCAGGAGCTGTACCTGGAAGAAATTATCATCTCGAAGAAAATGCACAAGCTCAAGAAAATTCTGGTGAATCTGATAATAATATAGGTAAATTTAATAAAGTAACCAcagtagaaaagaaagaaacagatTTCCTCATACCGAGAACCGAAGAAGAATTACAAATAAGTAATAATGGGAGTCATGAAATTACATCTTTACATTACCAATTTTCTCGTGATATTAATGATTGTATTCATAATTCTAAGCAAAACTTCCTAAACAAAATGGAATTAtcggaaaatatttcaaatgtaaATAATACATCTTATAATGGATCTACAATTAAGGAATCTTCGAAGCAAAGTTTAAATCAAGTAAAACAGAGTAAATCAACAAATTTTATGGAGAACAGTATCATTTCTGATACAAACCTAATGAAAGACATAAATTCTGAAGACAGAAGGGAGAAACAAAATCAAGTATCCAAAGAGGATTCTTATTTCAATGTAACCAAGAAAGTCTCAGAGTCTccctttaaaaattatatttctgaaGAACATGAAACAATGATATGGAAGCATAAAGCAGTGAAAAAAGATATTGCTTCTATGGAGAAACCAATAGATAATAATTTTGAAACCACAGAGAATGTATATATAGAAAATCAAATAatgtataatttaaattataatcaGTTAAATAAGTATTATCCTATGAGTAATGAAATTGATGAAAGTCAAATGTTGTTCGAAGATTTACTTGAAATATGTACAGAGGTATTATTACCACGTGGTTGGTCTTGTTTAGTAACATCAAAAGGTCTCACAACAACGATAGTGTATTTGTATATGGGAATGACAGAAGGTGGAATGCCATTCACAGAGAAGCAAGTGTTTATTAAGAGTGATATGATGTTGCATTGTGCTGTTGTAAATAAAGAGATTAATCCACTTATTCATAACCTCATAAGAGAAGGAAAACATTTACAGGTACAGAGTTTATTAGATATAGAAGAACTTATTGATGAATTCAATCAAAGGACTGTCTGTCAag GTATATATAATACCGAAAGATTCCAAAATATGCATCGTATCATAGTTGCTTATAAAGATGGCATAAAATGGCGACATGCTTTATGTCCACTGATAGTGAATAACGATTCATCAAGATGTACAAGATGCATTTCTCTATCTCACACATTACAgcataaattgaaaaagctTGTATTTCCTCGCAATCCTCCAATATTTACAGAACAACAGCAGAATATATATTCAGTTCGTCGAAAAAACAAACATACAAACAAACAAGATCGCAGatatgaatttataaatatcttcaaataa
- the LOC126924765 gene encoding ATP-dependent RNA helicase SUV3 homolog, mitochondrial isoform X2, with translation MGDFRKHCITSDKLPADLHIILSDIIQGSGNITDIFPYFLNHAKQMYPHIECLDELRKISDLQNPLYWYPIARSKKRKIIFHAGPTNSGKTYHALERFISARSGVYCGPLKLLAHEVFNKCNSRGTPCDLITGEEHRYAKSETSPACHVSCSVEMANIQNVYEVGVIDEIQLIRDPSRGWAWTRALLGLAADEIHLCGESAAISIVQSICLTTGESVEIKQYKRLTSLEVENSALCSLQNIQPGDCIVCFSRNEIFSVTNAIEKMGHKVAVIYGNLPPGTKIAQAAKFNDVNDSCKILVATNAIGMGLNLHIRRIIFYSITQPTVSGKGDADTDTISVSSALQIAGRAGRYGTQWPKGFVTTYKPEDLPVLKKLLQQSPEEIEQAGLHPTADQIELYAYYLPNTPLSNLINIFIALCKLDSTLYFICNLDDFKFLADTIQHIPLPLRTRYVFCCAPINRKMPLTCSMFLKYARQCSKNEPATILWLHKQINWPPRMPSNVADLLHLESIFDVLDVYLWLSYRMPDLFPDADAVRTLQKEVDKIIEQGIRKITILFKNSKADFEANEERLYYSDRNLKTNDERRKDTLTYSLISRGLLTPEMLEQLKMEWSTEKKKRTNTKRSERKYHR, from the exons ATGGGAGATTTTCGGAAACATTGTATAACATCTGACAAATTACCTGCAGATCTTCATATTATTCTAAGTGACATTATACAAGGCTCTGGAAATATTACAGATATATTTCCATACTTTTTGAACCATGCAAAACAAATGTATCCACATATTGAATGTTTAGATGAATTGAGAAAAATCAGTGATCTACAAAATCCACTTTATTG gtATCCTATAGCTAGgtctaagaaaagaaaaattatatttcatgctGGACCTACAAATAGTGGTAAAACGTATCACGCGTTAGAAAGATTTATCTCAGCAAGAAGCGGTGTTTATTGTGGACCTTTAAAGTTATTAGCTCATGAAGTTTTTAATAAATGTAACTCCAGA GGTACACCATGTGATTTAATAACGGGAGAAGAACACAGATATGCAAAGAGTGAAACATCTCCTGCATGCCACGTATCATGTTCTGTAGAAATGGCAAACATACAAAATGTTT ATGAAGTAGGTGTAATTGATGAAATTCAACTAATACGTGATCCAAGTAGAGGGTGGGCATGGACAAGGGCTCTTCTTGGACTAGCAGCAGATGAAATACATTTATGTGGTGAATCTGCTGCCATATCTATA GTACAGTCTATTTGCCTCACAACTGGAGAGTCGGtagaaataaaacaatataaacgATTAACCTCACTCGAAGTAGAAAACTCAGCACTTTGTTCCTTACAAAATATTCAACCAGGAGACTGTATAGTTTGTTTTAGTAGAAATGAGATATTCTCTGTAACAAATGCTATTGAGAAAATGGGACATAAAGTAGCTGTAATATATGGTAATTTACCACCAGGCACAAAAATAGCGCAAGCTGCAAAATTTAATGATGTCAATGATTCTTGTAAGATATTAGTAGCTACTAATGCAATAGGAATGGGCCTTAATTT ACACATTCgtagaattatattttattctattactcAACCAACTGTAAGTGGGAAAGGAGACGCAGATACGGATACAATTTCTGTATCATCTGCATTACAAATAGCGGGTCGGGCTGGTCGTTATGGAACGCAATGGCCGAAG GGATTTGTAACAACTTATAAACCTGAAGATCTTCCTGTATTAAAAAAACTACTACAGCAGAGTCCAGAAGAAATTGAACAAGCTGGACTTCATCCAACAGCAGACCAAATAGAATTATATGCCTATTATTTGCCAAATACACCATTGTCAAATCTCATt aatatttttattgcgtTATGTAAACTTGATAGCACTCTatattttatttgcaatttAGATGATTTTAAATTTCTTGCTGATACGATACAACATATACCATTACCTCTTCGTACACGATATGTGTTTTGTTGTGCACCAATCAATAGAAAGATGCCTCTAACGTGCAGTATGTTTTTAaag TATGCTCGACAATGCAGTAAAAATGAACCAGCAACTATTTTATGGTTACATAAACAAATTAATTGGCCTCCTAGAATGCCATCGAATGTTGCTGATCTTCTACATTTAGAAAGTATATTTGATGTATTGGATGTTTATCTTTGGTTAAG TTATCGAATGCCAGACTTGTTTCCTGATGCAGATGCAGTTAGAACATTACAAAAAGAAGTAGATAAAATTATTGAGCAAGGAATTagaaaaattacaatattatttaaGAACTCGAAAGCAG ATTTTGAGGCTAATGAAGAACGGTTGTATTACTCGGACAGAAATCTAAAAACAAATG ATGAAAGGCGGAAAGATACATTAACTTATTCGTTGATATCTCGAGGTCTTCTAACGCCAGAAATGTTAGAACAATTAAAAATGGAATGGTCTACG gaaaaaaaaaaaagaactaaTACGAAAAGAAGCGAACGCAAATATCATAGGTAA
- the LOC126924765 gene encoding ATP-dependent RNA helicase SUV3 homolog, mitochondrial isoform X1: MIPAIHLVTEQLKRRNNFIVSSVLRQLGSRVKFTQSIRNKQSKDNAQSISTLFKPTLVKKDSDTASVGIELCGTLNKRKIIQILCDFAKIESIKELSAKYGLDDLIFTSAMGDFRKHCITSDKLPADLHIILSDIIQGSGNITDIFPYFLNHAKQMYPHIECLDELRKISDLQNPLYWYPIARSKKRKIIFHAGPTNSGKTYHALERFISARSGVYCGPLKLLAHEVFNKCNSRGTPCDLITGEEHRYAKSETSPACHVSCSVEMANIQNVYEVGVIDEIQLIRDPSRGWAWTRALLGLAADEIHLCGESAAISIVQSICLTTGESVEIKQYKRLTSLEVENSALCSLQNIQPGDCIVCFSRNEIFSVTNAIEKMGHKVAVIYGNLPPGTKIAQAAKFNDVNDSCKILVATNAIGMGLNLHIRRIIFYSITQPTVSGKGDADTDTISVSSALQIAGRAGRYGTQWPKGFVTTYKPEDLPVLKKLLQQSPEEIEQAGLHPTADQIELYAYYLPNTPLSNLINIFIALCKLDSTLYFICNLDDFKFLADTIQHIPLPLRTRYVFCCAPINRKMPLTCSMFLKYARQCSKNEPATILWLHKQINWPPRMPSNVADLLHLESIFDVLDVYLWLSYRMPDLFPDADAVRTLQKEVDKIIEQGIRKITILFKNSKADFEANEERLYYSDRNLKTNDERRKDTLTYSLISRGLLTPEMLEQLKMEWSTEKKKRTNTKRSERKYHR, encoded by the exons ATGATACCAGCTATACATCTCGTCACGGAACAATTAAAACGgcgaaataattttatagtGTCATCAGTTTTAAG ACAGCTAGGTTCTAGAGTTAAGTTTACCCAAAGTATAAGAAATAAACAAAGCAAAGACAATGCACAGTCTATAAGTACTTTATTTAAACCaactcttgtaaagaaagattCAGATACTGCAAGTGTTGGAATTGAATTATGTGGTACCTTAAACAAAcgtaaaattatacaaattttatgtGATTTTGCAAAAATTGAATCGATTAAAGAGCTAAGTGCAAAATATGGATTAGATG ATTTAATTTTTACCTCAGCTATGGGAGATTTTCGGAAACATTGTATAACATCTGACAAATTACCTGCAGATCTTCATATTATTCTAAGTGACATTATACAAGGCTCTGGAAATATTACAGATATATTTCCATACTTTTTGAACCATGCAAAACAAATGTATCCACATATTGAATGTTTAGATGAATTGAGAAAAATCAGTGATCTACAAAATCCACTTTATTG gtATCCTATAGCTAGgtctaagaaaagaaaaattatatttcatgctGGACCTACAAATAGTGGTAAAACGTATCACGCGTTAGAAAGATTTATCTCAGCAAGAAGCGGTGTTTATTGTGGACCTTTAAAGTTATTAGCTCATGAAGTTTTTAATAAATGTAACTCCAGA GGTACACCATGTGATTTAATAACGGGAGAAGAACACAGATATGCAAAGAGTGAAACATCTCCTGCATGCCACGTATCATGTTCTGTAGAAATGGCAAACATACAAAATGTTT ATGAAGTAGGTGTAATTGATGAAATTCAACTAATACGTGATCCAAGTAGAGGGTGGGCATGGACAAGGGCTCTTCTTGGACTAGCAGCAGATGAAATACATTTATGTGGTGAATCTGCTGCCATATCTATA GTACAGTCTATTTGCCTCACAACTGGAGAGTCGGtagaaataaaacaatataaacgATTAACCTCACTCGAAGTAGAAAACTCAGCACTTTGTTCCTTACAAAATATTCAACCAGGAGACTGTATAGTTTGTTTTAGTAGAAATGAGATATTCTCTGTAACAAATGCTATTGAGAAAATGGGACATAAAGTAGCTGTAATATATGGTAATTTACCACCAGGCACAAAAATAGCGCAAGCTGCAAAATTTAATGATGTCAATGATTCTTGTAAGATATTAGTAGCTACTAATGCAATAGGAATGGGCCTTAATTT ACACATTCgtagaattatattttattctattactcAACCAACTGTAAGTGGGAAAGGAGACGCAGATACGGATACAATTTCTGTATCATCTGCATTACAAATAGCGGGTCGGGCTGGTCGTTATGGAACGCAATGGCCGAAG GGATTTGTAACAACTTATAAACCTGAAGATCTTCCTGTATTAAAAAAACTACTACAGCAGAGTCCAGAAGAAATTGAACAAGCTGGACTTCATCCAACAGCAGACCAAATAGAATTATATGCCTATTATTTGCCAAATACACCATTGTCAAATCTCATt aatatttttattgcgtTATGTAAACTTGATAGCACTCTatattttatttgcaatttAGATGATTTTAAATTTCTTGCTGATACGATACAACATATACCATTACCTCTTCGTACACGATATGTGTTTTGTTGTGCACCAATCAATAGAAAGATGCCTCTAACGTGCAGTATGTTTTTAaag TATGCTCGACAATGCAGTAAAAATGAACCAGCAACTATTTTATGGTTACATAAACAAATTAATTGGCCTCCTAGAATGCCATCGAATGTTGCTGATCTTCTACATTTAGAAAGTATATTTGATGTATTGGATGTTTATCTTTGGTTAAG TTATCGAATGCCAGACTTGTTTCCTGATGCAGATGCAGTTAGAACATTACAAAAAGAAGTAGATAAAATTATTGAGCAAGGAATTagaaaaattacaatattatttaaGAACTCGAAAGCAG ATTTTGAGGCTAATGAAGAACGGTTGTATTACTCGGACAGAAATCTAAAAACAAATG ATGAAAGGCGGAAAGATACATTAACTTATTCGTTGATATCTCGAGGTCTTCTAACGCCAGAAATGTTAGAACAATTAAAAATGGAATGGTCTACG gaaaaaaaaaaaagaactaaTACGAAAAGAAGCGAACGCAAATATCATAGGTAA